A stretch of the Capsicum annuum cultivar UCD-10X-F1 chromosome 8, UCD10Xv1.1, whole genome shotgun sequence genome encodes the following:
- the LOC107839784 gene encoding uncharacterized protein LOC107839784 — MKFYVCLTSKKVSTKPFIEKSLGRKRTFTKKQGTIVLFIISSSSSSLIPTALTSNKMQHRQEIDRRRSVVVELALGDCYVDGETFNLEKAVCSHGLFMMAPNRWDTLSKTLERPLRLSENINDNDHEQSLLVRITQPFDSPHLLILRVFGTDSLSTIHQRSLLGQVRRMLRLSVEENKRVKEFHEICGEAKERGFGRVFRSPTLFEDMVKCMLLCNCQWSRTLSMAEALCELQLELNSPSSAASFSVADNQNNLNCITTKSEHFIPRTPAGKESRKRARAYGCSRNLLERLTEVEEIVDEGKPNASLTLGFSDGKEVILPKNDICQAATEGSEVSISAPFNPDPSEDRELSSFNQLGNFPSPKGLAGLDESFLATRCGLGYRAGRIVKLAKGIVEGRIQLKELEEACSNPSSSNYDKMTEQLREIDGFGPFSCANVLMCLGYYHVIPTDSETIRHLKQVHRRTSTIQEVRGVALL, encoded by the exons ATGAAGTTTTACGTATGTCTCACCTCAAAGAAAGTTTCAACAAAGCCTTTTATTGAAAAAAGTTTAGGGCGAAAACGAACATTTACCAAAAAGCAAGGGACTATAGTGCTCTTTATCATTTCTTCGTCTTCTTCCTCTCTCATTCCAACGGCTCTCACCAGTAACAAAATGCAGCACCGGCAAGAGATCGATCGCCGCCGCAGCGTGGTGGTTGAGCTAGCACTCGGAGACTGCTACGTCGACGGAGAAACTTTCAATTTGGAAAAAGCAGTGTGTAGCCACGGCCTGTTCATGATGGCACCAAATCGCTGGGACACTCTCTCCAAAACCCTAGAACGTCCATTGCGCCTCTCCGAGAACATTAACGACAATGATCACGAGCAGTCTCTTCTCGTCCGTATTACTCAACCATTCGATTCTCCTCATCTGCTCATCCTCCGTGTTTTCGGTACCGATTCTCTTTCTACTATACACCAACGCTCTTTGCTG GGTCAAGTGAGGCGAATGTTGAGATTATCAGTGGAGGAGAATAAAAGAGTGAAAGAGTTTCATGAGATTTGTGGAGAAGCTAAGGAGAGGGGATTTGGGAGAGTGTTTAGATCGCCGACATTGTTTGAGGACATGGTGAAGTGTATGCTGCTCTGCAATTGCCA GTGGTCAAGGACGTTGAGCATGGCTGAAGCATTATGTGAGCTTCAGTTGGAGCTAAACAGTCCCTCGTCAGCTGCATCTTTTTCTGTTGctgataatcaaaataatttgaaTTGCATAACTACTAAGTCTGAGCATTTCATTCCAAGAACACCAGCAGGAAAAGAATCACGGAAAAGAGCTCGAGCTTATGGATGTTCCAGAAACTTGTTGGAGAGGCTTACAGAAGTCGAAGAAATTGTGGATGAAGGGAAACCGAATGCGAGTTTGACACTTGGATTTTCAGATGGTAAAGAGGTTATTCTCCCAAAAAATGATATTTGTCAGGCTGCTACTGAAGGTAGTGAAGTTAGTATAAGTGCACCATTCAATCCTGATCCTTCAGAAGATAGAGAGCTAAGCTCTTTTAATCAGCTTGGGAATTTCCCTAGCCCGAAAGGATTGGCAGGCCTTGATGAAAGTTTTCTAGCAACGCGTTGTGGTCTTGGGTATAGAGCGGGGCGCATTGTAAAGCTTGCTAAGGGCATAGTTGAAGGTAGGATTCAGCTGAAAGAACTTGAAGAAGCTTGCAGCAACCCAAGCTCATCCAACTATGATAAAATGACCGAGCAGCTGAGAGAAATAGATGGATTTGGCCCTTTTTCCTGTGCGAATGTACTGATGTGCTTGGGTTATTACCATGTGATTCCTACTGATTCAGAAACAATTAGGCATCTAAAACAG GTTCATCGGAGAACCTCCACCATACAGGAA